The DNA sequence TGAGATATTTAAGCTGATTTTGCTATAGTGCATCACAATTTATATTCCATCTTTTCATTTTGTGACACAAATATATActatgctgctgctactgctcgAGTGAACAAAATATTGTGGACAGGGACCTAGTCAGTTACAGACAAGCACTTTCAGTCCATGGTTTTCTGtgggttttttttcctttgttgtaTATTAGTGTTTTCCAAATTGGTATAAAACAGATATTTGTAATGAAAAGGGCTAATGAAACAGAAATAAActtcatgacgtcacagtgagCTGGTGTGGGAACTTGCAGGCCACCCTTGTTTCATTATTAAGGTCTTTTCTGGCCTTCCAGGCCTCCTCTCACAACCACAGTAGCTTTTTCGGTATTGTACAAGTGTAACTTACTTACACAGCTAAACTTGCTTTTCTCTTTAATGTCCCAGCAAGCCACACAGCTGTGTGCATTTCACTGACCTAAGGCCTAACGTGCTTCTGCGTGTCCATCCGAGTGTGCCCCATCAGTTGATGAAGAGGCGTCGGACAGCCGCTTAGGCTGGAATTCAGTGATGATGACCGTGACATTGTTGACTGTGACGGCACGCTGTTGGCCTGAAGACCGGTCCACGTTCTTGAGGCGGGGCCTGGTGTTGCCACGGGAGCTCTCGCTGGAGCCCCCACCGGGGCCCCCACTTCCTCGCCGGCTGCTCGAGCCCCTGCGGCCGCTGCTCGGGCCGAGTTGCTGAGCCACCAGCTGCGCGTTCAGGCGCGGCTTCCTGCAGGGCATGCGGATGGGAGATGACACACAGCATCAGCGCTGGCAAGACTCCTGTGGACAAAGCTGTTAGGTCATGGCCTAAACACTCCATTTTCAGCAAAAATGCGCTGTATGATGCGCTGTATGATGACGACTTGctcagttttgtttttgtttgtatttttctATATGTCTTACTTATTCTTTTTAAATCTATTATAGATTTAGATTACCTTGTGCTGTGGCAAGCCAGTGGTCAGAATATAAAGAAGCGTCAGCCTCCAAATCTTTAAAGCGGTATCAGATGCCAAGATTGTGCTTTGCCTAGAAAAGCAGCTTTGAATGCGCCCAGATGGCTCATTAATAAACTCTTCGATATACTTTAGAAGCAGTGACAAAGTGGAGGTGTTTACATCTTCCTTGGTACAAAATTGTGGTGAGGCACTGAAATTTGTCCAAGTCACCTGATGAATTTCACCATGGCAATTTACTGGCTGGTTAGGTAACTAGACTCCAAGAAGGCAAAGTTACTGAGGCGACTAAAAACCCCCTTAGACTTAGCAACTTTCTTGCCAAGTTACCAACACTGAATGGCATGATCAACTATGCAACAGATTTAGAgggtatacacacacacacacacacacacacacacacacacacacacacacacacacgcacacacaaataaataaataaaataaaaataaacttgaCTGCCATTTCAAGTTTATTGAAATGGCTGCCATAAATTCACTGCCATTTGTGGCAACTCTTTGCACAGAAAATATAGTGTGAAATGTCTTGCAGTGAGGCTACGACCACTGGATAAGAATATACTTGCATACTTCACATTTCTTCTAGCAGATAGTGCAGATATCTAGTGCATATGAGGCTCGTTATTTTTTCATAAATTTCCAGGATATTGACTGATTTTAGTATGCTTTGAAAGTTGAGTAATCCTCCGGAAAGAAGCAGAAAGACAAAGTTGCTCATAAAGTACAAGTTTCTCACATGAGATAATCAAAACATGTTATCACATTTCTTTTGACTGCCTCATGCTTCTATTATGCATTTCGTCCCTTTCTAGCATGCTGTACACAACCTGTTTTTGCCAGTGATGTCCAGGAGTGGCAAAGAAAATACCATGGACATTAAGCTACGTGCACAAAGAAGTCTTTGCTTATACAATGTGGCTCCCTTTCACTTCAGTGTGCTGTGTAATGCTACACCCAACTACTTTGCTGGCAGCACTACCATGTTGGATGGTATGTTCTAAGTTTTGTCAGCAATTAGGAAGGAATAGTTTTAACTTCCTCATAAAGATTGTAGCCAATAAATGCATGTGCTCTGAGCCAATGAACCGGTTCTTTTTATGAAAAGCATAATATGACTGACTGCAGACTACACAGATTTAATTACTCTGTAATTACGATGACTCACTAGAAAATGCAGCTGTCATCCCACAACCTTGAATTTTTGGTCGTTGGAGTCTGCAGCACTTTCAAATAAATTTACTTTAACCTCTTCACTACCAATGTCCACATTGGTGGACACTTTTTTTAAGTTGTGAGGCATTAAAATTGCACGCTTTTCTCACCTTGGGCCATAGTTTACTTAGCTTTcaaaggaaaacgcgaaatcttGGCTGAGgcagctgttaaaaaaaaaacacagctgcCAGCATTCTCACAAATCTTCCTGTTTGCTACCACTGTCCACATGAGTAGACACATTTTTTAACGCCACGTACTCCTCAGCGAAAAGTTTCAAGGCATTTATCTCACGCAAGTTTATCAGCCTGCATCATGGTCTACCTTTCCAAAGGAGGATGTCGTATGTCGACTGAGGTGGCTGTTAAAAATGATGGCTGCGAACAGCTCACAAGATGTTTTCACAACTTGTATTCCACATTTGTAGACTTTTTGGCTTCAAAATGCTTCTTGTGTGACCAATTTATTTGCACTGAGCTCCTGAAATAGTGTAAAATAAACTTTTAGAAACAATTACTCATTTGCTTGCTTACATTTCTTACGGTACTGAAGGGGATGAACTTTGACACATTCAATTACAGCCCATAATTTGAGACTGAAGGGCCATGTTTTTCTGGGGGGTTCACACCACGTCATCGCACTGTGTTCAGCTCATTAATACCCAATACCTCCATGTGTAGTTATTGAAAGACATTATTTGTTTGCCCTCTGCAATGCTTGAGCGCAGCCTTGTTTTCCTCCTGTCATTCTTAGCAGTCAATCAGATTATCAGCTGACAGAACAGTGATACGTGGAAAAGGAAGACCCCCTCCCCCCAACAAGAATCGACAGGAAGGGGTGACAAGCTGCCCCAACACACCTGGTAGACGTTCCTTTGCGTACGTCGCACATGAGGCACTTGAAAGCCTCAGCTGTATTGCGGTACGTACAAACGCTGCAGTCCCAGACTTGTTCCTCCTTGGATGACGGCGCCTGCCGCTTCGGACGTCTGCGAAAGTAATGCAATGGGTCAAAACCCTAGCTGCGTTTGCGGAGTTAACTTTATTTGCATTTCTTTTATGCAGTGGCCAGATGTGTAAGAAACAGGGAAGGAAAAGAGTAATatgggaagaaaaaaaggaaagcctgCCCAGCATTCAAAAGTAGCAATTACTGTACACACATGCTAAAGTGATGTCACCATTCCCCTTCGTGGATTTctgacgtcgagattttcctttTTCATCATAATCGAGCCATGTTTCATCAGCGATTCCTTAAACCTCTGACCCACACCACACATTTTGTCAACATTAGCTGCCCTACCATATGCATGCTGGCATTGCTGCAACAGTCTTTAAGTTGGTAGGAGTAGGACATCGTTCCCAAGACATAGTTTAAAGGTTGGCTACTGGTTTGACAAGCGGCACAGCATTTACTTTGCTTAGTTAGCTGATGACTGTTGAGCTGAAGTCTCGATTCTCAACTATACCAGGAAGCACAGAGTTTACTCTCTCTATGCCAGATTGTGGAGACCTAGCAAAAGCACCAATGAATCCTGGTTAATGCCACTATAAGAATCTCTCGTTTATACTATTCACGTGACAGTTTAATGTGTCCTCTGCTCCTTTTAGTGGATATTCAAGGGAAGTACATTATATTAAGAAAATTGAGATAAATAGTGTCTCCACAGTCACGATAAATCTACAACAACATATACAAGGTGGTtgcttgctgggctagttggttcactgCAATTTATGTAACATCACGAAAAATAAGGAAGGGACGACGATAGAGATTGAGTGaaaagagcgctgacttccaactgtttattctaCCAATGATGCTAGGCATATGTACACATGCAAAGCGCCAGCAGGAAAGAGGGAAAAAAGGGGGAGAAAGGAATGTATGTGTACATATGCCTAGCATCGTCAGTAGAATAAACACTAGGAAGTCCGCGCTCTTTTCACTCTATCTCTATTTTCATCCCTTCCTTGTTTTTCGTGCTGTTACATAATTTCTATACAGGGCGTTTCTTCTAGACAATAGAAATATTTTACGAAAAGGCTAAACGCGCAGCGAACGTGGTGTTTTTTGTTTGCAGAGGAGTCCCGATGCGAGGTCGACATACTTTTCTGCTAATGATGTGAGCATCAGAAGGCTAATTAACAGATTtattaattaactttttattagTACCTTCAGGTCAGTTGCTTAAATGGCAAATTCGAAGGTggtcacattttaatgcacacTTCGAATCTTGAAAGTCCCATCTAATTGGAGGTATTTAGCATTAAATTTCAACATTAAATCCAGGCAACATCGAAACTGAGTGCCACAGGAGCGCAGGAAAGGTGACTCTTCTATCATGTCAGACCAAAACACCCTGTGACAACAAGCGCAAGTAAGTTTGAAACTGAACGTATCGGCCAGTTGCAGCAgctactgatacggcacgctttgcctggcaaACATGCATGGCTGCGAGTTGGGACAGGAATTGCCACGGCATGCTATCATTCAAACTTTGCCCCACACTTCTTTACAGGGCACTGCCGTCTGATATGCAGCAGGACGCACTTGGTCTCAATATTATTGCCTCAACTAAGCTTTGGAATTTGATGATGAATATCTCAAATATGGTGCAATTTTCCAgattaaaaatttaaaaaaatgggtGTGCATGAAAATTTCACTGCCCCCAAATTTGCTATTTAGACAACTGCCCCAAGAGCACTAATAAAAAATGCAAATGAAAAGGCActaataaaaagttaattaatgaattgcTGATTAGTCTTCTGAAGCTCATAGCATTATCAGCAAAGCATGTCCACCTTGCCTAGGAACTCCTCTACAAAAATGCCATGTTTGCTGCACTCATTAGCAGCTTTCCTAAAAAATCTGTATTGTCTAAAAAGGAACACCCTGTACACAAAACACAGTGATGGAAACATGCTAGCAGGACACAATCAGTGCTTTGTTTCAAATGTAACAGCAAGAGCTTATCAAGTCATGCCAGACAGGTGTTCTCCATGTGTTGTGCATGCTGGTATGCCATTAACGTGACCAACTGCTTTCCATTATGCATTAACAAGCACCATTCCTGAAATGTCAACTGCTTTTGCACTCTGTACATGTTCGTAAGCGAGTGCCTCAATTAGTAGTGGCTGCGTATTCCCACTGGTGCACATTCTGCATTGCTTCTTTTCAGACAACTGCAACAGCGAAAGTGATTTCTTGTTAGTAGACCCGAAGAAAGAACATGGCAAATTTGCTTCTTGTGCACAGTAAGCAAGCCATACATGCTAGATGGTCCATGTTCCATTTGGGTGTCTGAAGTTGATGTTACCCATGTTGGTTGCAAAATTAACTTTCAATTAATAATTCCCTAAGTGACTACTAGTAACAAGATGGGAAACCACGGGGCTTGATTCTTTTGTTAATTACAACCATTTAAAACCCACaagcaatgaagccaaggaaagacTAATTTGCTCTGGTTGAAATTGAGATGTAGAAAATAAGCaggaaaagggaaaatgaaaTTGGATGAAGAGATAATGTGTCACCAGAGGCAGCTGAACCAACAATCCAAACCACTGAAACCATCTTGGGATAGATGGTGTCTCCACGGTCACAAATACCCAAGATGGTGGCTGGATTGAGGGCCGTAGCATGAGTAGTAGCATAATATGGAGTTTGTAGGTTTAGCTCCCACCAGCGACAATTTATCTTTTTGTCCACTTGCATTTTCTCTTTTCCTCAgcattttcttcatttcaatttAAACTACAGCTAATTCCCAATATGCTTTGTtgggcttcattgcctgttggccTCATATGGCCGTGATTAGAAAATTGAGCCCCTCGGTTTGCCTTCTCGTTCGTTCATACCGAGGGTCTAGAATCTGACAACCTTAATATCATCAGTTGCATATGAGGGTTTATTAGTCATGTGTCTGCCCCTAAAGTTCAAATGCTACACGACACCatcaggcaaaaaaatatgtccCACACCCACCCACCATAGCCctgagtggcactggctaacactcccagggctcgacctagtacacataaatatccaagataTTGGCTGGTCTGATGGTAATCACCGTAGCACAAGTGTTAGTACAATGCATGCGTAATGAGGAGGTTGTGCGTATGGCTCCCACAAGTTATATattcatccaccttcattttctcttccctCATTATTTCCTACATTTCCCTTCCAACCACAACTAATTACTCCTATGTCTTTCTTGGCTTCATATGGTCATTGCTAGTAACAAGGTAATGTGGCAGCCTTTAAGATGCTAAGTATGTCACGAGACATGTTACCGTGCGCAAATCTTGTTGTCATGGGTATTCAATATTGCTGTTCTGACATTCCAACAGGATTCTCAAGAAGGCTACTTGGCTCATACTTCTTATAAttgagagaaaaatgagaaaacattttttgaatGAAGATGACACATTCCTCTACATTACAATGCTATATGAGTCAATCAGATTTCTGAGCAATCGAGCATGAGAGTATAAAAGCATGCGCACCAGGCGCACACGATGTCCACGGTCGTCCACTCTTAGAGGAAACGTGAGCAAGCGGCTGCTGGACGAATTGCTTGCACATGTGCATTGAG is a window from the Dermacentor albipictus isolate Rhodes 1998 colony chromosome 6, USDA_Dalb.pri_finalv2, whole genome shotgun sequence genome containing:
- the RYBP gene encoding YY1-associated factor 2 encodes the protein MDSKKSPNRRPKRQAPSSKEEQVWDCSVCTYRNTAEAFKCLMCDVRKGTSTRKPRLNAQLVAQQLGPSSGRRGSSSRRGSGGPGGGSSESSRGNTRPRLKNVDRSSGQQRAVTVNNVTVIITEFQPKRLSDASSSTDGAHSDGHAEAR